ACCTGGGCGCATTGATCAGGGTTTCGCCCGCGCAATCCGGCTAAAAGCTCCTCGTGGCGTTGATAAAAAACAGCCCATCGCTCAGGAGTGAAAGGGTATAACTCTCGCTCTGGCGACCAAACCAAAAAAGGCAAGCCAGAAATTCGCCAGATGCGAGACAGATAACGGTTTTGGGCCGCATCAATGAGCAAGGTGTGCCATTCCAAGTCCAGTTCAGTGGCCGCAATCGAATCGTTTTTAGTAATTGCCTCACGCATTCCCTCCAGCAAGCGCTGAAGTTGCCGGCAGATGTCATCCCATTGTTGGGCGGTCAGCCGTTCAATCGC
The Chloroflexota bacterium genome window above contains:
- a CDS encoding GntR family transcriptional regulator; this encodes LYGYLDKSSFSTRMIVLLLTLKSFAVREAIRILEQQGLVEARPKNGTYVASINWDEVCDSLYTRMALEELAVRQAIERLTAQQWDDICRQLQRLLEGMREAITKNDSIAATELDLEWHTLLIDAAQNRYLSRIWRISGLPFLVWSPERELYPFTPERWAVFYQRHEELLAGLRGRNPDQCAQVVRTHILSKLSDINERLA